DNA from Nocardioides seonyuensis:
CAGGCCGCGGCGCTGGAGGCCCTCCGCCGAGCCCGTGCGGTCCTCGCCGACGAGCTCGGTGTCGATCCCGGAGCCGCCCTGCGCTCCCTCGAGGCGGAGGTGCTGGCACAGTCGCCCGACCTCGACGGTCCGAGACCCGCAGCGGCCACGACCGACGCGATCCCAGTTCCCCGCCCTCGCACCCCCGACGGCCTGGTGGACCGGGAGCGCGAGATGGCCCTGCTGAGGTCGAGGCTCGACGACCTCGCCGACGGCGCGTCCGGGTGCCTGCTGCTCGAGGGCCCTGCGGGGATCGGCAAGACCCGTTTGCTCGACGAGCTGCGCCGCCTGGCCGTCGCCGCCGGCCTGTGGGTGCGCTCGGCGCGGAGCAGCGCGCTGGAGCAGGACTTCGAGTGGGGAGTGGTCCGCCAGCTGTTCGGCACCGGCGCCGAGGACGTGCTGGGCCGCGAGGAGCGCTTCGCCGTGCTGCGCGGGCTCTGCGACGTGACCACGCGGCTCGCCGAGGAAGCACCGTTCGTGCTCTGCGTCGACGACGTCCAGCGGTGCGACGAGGCCTCGCTCCAGTTCCTGGCCTACCTGGTCCGGCGCCTCGATGGGCTTTCCGTGCTGGTGGTGCTGGCGATGCGCACCGGCGAGCCCCGCCAGGCCGACGACCTCGCCGAGCTGGTCGCCGACGAGACCGTGACCGTCGTACGCCCCGCGCCTCTCACCGAGCAGGGCACCGGGGCGCTGGTGACCGACCGGCTCGGCCGCGGCGCCGACGCGTTCGTGGCCACCTGCCACCGGATGACCGCGGGCAACCCGCTGTTCCTGCGCCAGCTGCTCCGGGCACTGGCGGACGAGGGCGTGTCGCCGGACGTGTCGCACGTCGACACGGTCAGGGCGGTGGGGTCGCGGGCGGTCACCTCGCTGGTCACGCTCCGCCTGCGCCGGATGCCGGCGACGGTCACGACCGTCGCACGCGCGGTCGCCGTGCTCGGTCCGGACGCCGACCTGGTGTCGGTGACCGACCTCGCCCGACAGTCCGAGGAGGAGGTCGCGGCCGCCCTCGACCTCCTGGCCCGCAGCGAGATCCTCGTCGACGGCCCCCCGCTCGACTTCGTCAACCCGCTGGTGCGCGACGCCATCCATGCCGACATCCCCACGGGCGAGCGAGCGCTGCTGCGCGAGCGGATGAACCGTCGGCTCAAGTCATCCTCAAGTTCCCCCAGCCATGCTGGGGCGTCCCGACCCTGAGGTGGTGCCGGTGCCAGAGTCCACGCCCCTTGCTGGGCCCCTCCCGCCCGCCGACGCCGAGGCGTTGCGCGGGCTGGCCGGCGGCGCCATCCACCTGCCGGGGGACCCGCTGTACGACGAGGCGCGGATGCCCTGGAACCTCCAGGTCGACGAGCACCCCGCCGCGGTCGCCTACCCGGCCGACCCGCACGAGGTGTCCCGGATAGTCCGTGCCGCCGCCGCGTCCGGCCTCCGGGTCGCGCCCCAGGGGACCGGGCACGGCGCCCCGCCGCTGGCGGGACGGCTCGGGGATGCCGTGCTCCTGAAGACCTCGGCGATGACCGGGCTGCGCGTCGACGCCGCAGGCCGTACGGCGCGTGCGGAGGCCGGCGTGCTCTGGGGCGACGTCGTCGCGCGCGCCGGCCGGGTCGGGCTGGCGGGGCAGCACATGTCCAGCCCGGGCGTCGGGGTCATCGGCTCCTCGCTCGGTGGCGGGGTGAGCTGGTACTCCCGCCAGCACGGACTGCAGTGCAGCGCGGTCACGGCTGTCGAGCTGGTGCTCGCGGACGGGACCTTCGTGCGCGCCACCGAGGACCAGGACGCCGACCTGCTGTGGGCGGCGCGCGGCGGCAGCGGTGGCTTCGGCGTCGTGACCGCGTTGGAGTTCGACCTGCTGCCGGTGCGGACGGCGTACGCCGGGATGCTCGCGTGGGACTGGCGGCACGCCCAGCGTGTCCTCACCGCCTGGGGGGAGTGGACCGCTGACGCGCCCGAGTCGGTGACGAGCGTGGCTCGGATCTTCCAGGTGCCAGACATCGAGTGGCTGCCCGGCCAGCTGCGCGCCCGCAAGATGGTCATGCTCGACGCGGTGGTGCTGGGCGATCCCGATGCGGGGGCGCGTGCCATCGCCCCGCTGCGAGCGCTGAGGCCCGAGGTCGACACGTTCGCCGAGATGCCTGCCGCGGAGGTCGCACACCTGCAGCTCGATCCCCAGGAGCCCACGGCGGTCTACGCCAACAGCGTGCTGGTCGAGGGCTTCCCGGCGAGCGCGGTCGACGCTCTCGTCGCCGCCGCCGGCCCCGGGTCGGGCAGCAACCTCCTCTTCGTGGAGCTGCGCCAGCTCGGCGGTGCCCTGGCGCGGCCCTCGCCCCGGGGCGGGGCGCTCGACCACCTGCCCGCCGCGTTCCTCGTGCTCGGCGTCGGGCTCGACGTCGGCACCGGGTGGGACGCGGTCCGCGCGGACGCCCTGCGGATCCTCGACTCGCTGGCCCCATGGTCGTCGCGGGCGTCCTACCTCTCGATGGCCTACGAGGCTGCGGCTCGACGCGGTTTCGCGGCGGCGGCGTACGAGCGGCTCGTGCGGATTCGTGAGTCTGCGGACCCGAATCAACTGTTTGTGGCGCCTCGCGCGGCTGCACACGACTGATTCCGCGGCCTGGCTCAAGTCGGCCTCAAGTCGCCCGCAAGTGCGCGGGTCCACGGTGTCCCGGTCAACGACACGGAAACACCGGAGGAAGCATGACCATCGCACAGACCAGCACCCGCGACGCCATCCCGTTCGCTGAGCTGGACGCACTCACGATCGGGACCGTCGCGGTCCCCGGCGACAGGAAGTACGACGCCCTCGTCTCGCCGTGGAACGTCGCCATCCCGGTCCGGCCCGCGGCCGTCCTCGCGGCGCACGACGCCCAGGACGTCGTCGAGGCCGTGCGGTTCGCGGCCCGCCACGGCATCCGGGTGACCCCGCAGGCCACCGGCCACGGCCCCATGGCCGAGCTCACCACCGAGCTGCTGGTCACCACCAAGGAGCTCGACGAGGTGGAGATCCACCCCGAGGGCTGGGCGCGCGTCGGAGCGGGCGTGAAGTGGCTCCGCGTCGTGGAGGCCGCCGCGCCCCACGGCCTGGCGCCGCTGTCGGGCTCGATCACCGACGTCGGCATCGTCGGCTACACGACCGGCGGCGGGCTCGGGCCGATGGCCCGCAGCTACGGCCTCGCCAGCGACAAGGTGCGGGCGATCGAGGTCGTCACCGGCGACGGCGTGCTGCGCCGGGCGACGCCGACGGAGCACCCCGAGCTGTTCTTCGCGCTGCGAGGCGGGAAGGGGATGCTCGGCATCGTCACGGCGATCGAGTTCGACCTGGTGCACCAGCCGAGGTTCTACGGTGGGTCGCTGTGGTTCGACGGCTCAGACGCGCCTGCCGTCATCGACGCCTGGCGGGCCTGGTCGGCTGAGCTGCCCGAGGCCGGAACGACGTCGTTCGCGCTGTTCCAGCTGCCCGAGATGGAGGGTGTGCCCCCGATGCTCGCCGGCCGGCTGACGCTGTCGATCCGCTTCGTGTGGACCGGGTCGGCGGCGGAGGGGGAGCGCTGGTTCGCGGCGATTCGTGCCGCCGCCCCCGTCATCCTCGACGACGTGGCGGAGAAGCCCTACACGGCGATCGACTCGGTCCACACCGACCCGCTCGACCCGACACCGGCGTATGAGGCCGGCGACGTGCTCACCGACTTCCCACAGGAGGCCGTCGACGCGTTGCTGGCACTGACCGGACCGGGGGTGGCCTCGCCACAGATCCTGGTCGAGGTGCGCCAGCTGGGTGGAGCCTTCGCCCGGCCGGGGGAGCACCCGAGCGCGTTCGCGTCGCGCGCGGCGGCGTACTCGCTGCTCACCGTCGGGATCGCGGAGGTCCCTGGCGTGGAGGAGCACGCCCAGGCGATCCTCGACGCCCTGGAGCCGTGGGTGGGCGGCCACCGGCTGCCGAACTTCACATTCACGCCGGAGGAGTACGTCGATGCGTACGACGAGGTGACCCTCGCGCGACTGCGTCGGGCTGTTCGCGCCTACGACCCCGACCGCGTGATGACGATCGGCGGCGTGCTCGGCTGACCGCCCGTCCCCAGGACACGGCTCGTGGCCCCCGGCTCGGCGGGGGACACGAGCCGTGCCACATCACCTGTGTGTCGAGGGCCTCCCGGGAATTTCACCCGATGGCGGACTTCTCACCGTGGAGGCCGCATACTTGAAGGGATGACCAGCTCATACGGCTCACGGCCCAGGCACCTCCCCAACAGTCCATTCAAACCTCGCGTCGAGCCCGAGGTGGAGGTGTTCGAGATCGGCGACCGCGTCAGCCACGACCTCTACGGCGTCGGCAAGGTCATTGCTGTCGACAGCCACGCCGTCACGGTGGACTTCGGGTCGCAGACGGTCCGGGTGAAGCCGCCGTACGCGAAGATGCAGCACCTGTAGGTCCGCGGGTTTCGAGACGGGACTTCGTCCCTCCTCAACCAGCGATCGAGTGGCGCGGTTTCGTGACGGGACGTCGTCCCTCCTCAACCAGCGCAAACAGGTAGCGGCTATCCCTGACGCGCGGCCTTCTTCGCCGCGGCCTCGGCCCGCCGCTCGACGAACCGCGCGGCCTCGCCGTCAAGGGCGGAGACGGCCGCCGCCAGCTCGTCGCGAGCGCGCTCGCCGTCCTCGTCGAGGCCCTCGAGCTCCCACACCCCCCACTGCCGCAGCAGCGGGGTGACGATGTCGTCGTGGTGGATGCGCAGGTCGTAGATGCCGGCCTTGGCCATCTGCACCGCCTTGCGGGTGAAGCCCGGGATGATGCTGCCGGGCATCTGGAAGCCGACGACCTCCTCGGTGATGGCGCGCATCGTCTGGCTCGGCGCGAGCTCCAGCGCAGCGGCGACGATGTTGCGGTAGAAGATCATGTGCAGGTTCTCGTCCTTGGCGACCCTGGCGAGCAGCTTCTCGGCGATCGGCTCCTCGGTGAAGCGACCGGTGTTGCGGTGCGAGACGCGGGTGGCGAGCTCCTGGAAGGAGACGTAGGCACAGACGTTGAGCACCGACTTCTCCGTCGCGGCGTAGCCGATCTCCATCGTCTCCATCCGGGCCCGCTCGAGCTCGGTCGGGTCGACGCCACGGGTGACCAGGAGGTAGTCGCGGATGCAGAACGCGTGGCGCCCCTCCTCCGCCGTCCAGCGGTTGACCCACGTGCCCCACGCGCTGTCGCTGCCGAAGGCGCGGTCGATCTCGCGGTGGTAGCTCGGCAGGTTGTCCTCGGTCAGCAGGTTGACCTCGAGCGCCGTACGGGCGACGGGGGAGAGCTGCGACTGCTCGACCGACCACGCCTCCCCGCCCAGGTCGGCGAAGTCCCGGCCGAGGCTCCAGGGGACGTACTCGTGCGGCATCCACTCGTCGGCGACGGCGAGGTGCCGGTCGAGGTTCTGCGCCACCACCGGCTCGAGCTCGGCCAGCAGCTGGGTGCTCTCGAGTGCAGCCATGGTTCCTCCTCGACGGGTGGACGTGGGGGCTGCCGCCCGCACTCTCCCTGCCTACACCTCCGACGCGGAGGTGGCCAGAGGTGCCGGCACACCGATCACGGCCGGAAGACCACCTTGACCATCCCCTCCTCCTTCTTCTGGAAGTGCTTGTAGGCGCTGGGCGCCTCGCTGAGCGGGAGGTGGTGGGTGGCGAAGGCGTCGACGCCGAACGGGTCGTCGTCGACGAGCATGGCGAGCAGCTCGTCGGTCCAGCGCCGCACGTTGGCCTGCCCCATGCGCAGCTGGATCTGCTTGTCGAACATCTGGAACATCGGCATGGGGTCCACGGAGCCGCCGTACACGCCGACGATCGAGACAGTGCCGCCTCGGCGTACGGCGTCGATCGAGGTGTGCAGGGCCGCGAGCCGGTCGAGGCCGGCCTTCTTCATCATCGGCTCGGCGACGGCGTCGGGCAGCATGCCGACGAACTTCTGCACGAGGTGGGCGCCCGGGGAGCCGTGTGCCTCCATGCCGACGGCATCGATGACCGCGTCGGGGCCACGACCATCAGTGCGGTCGCGGACGATGTCGCCGATGGTGCTGCTCTTGGAAGCCTCGTCGAGGTCGATCGCCTCGGCGCCGAAGGCCTCGACGCGGGCGAGCCGCTCAGGGACGCGGTCGACGGAGAACACGCGGAGGCCGGCCTTCACCCCCATGCGGGCTGCCATGTCGCCGATGGGACCGGCGCCCATCACGAGGAGGCTGCCGCCGTCAGGGACGTCGGCGTACTGCAGCGCCTGCCACGCCGTCGGCAGGACGTCGGAGAGGAACAGGAACCGGTCGTCGTCGTGCTCGTGCGGCACCTTGACGGGCAGGAAGTCCGCGAAGGGGACGCGGAGGTACTCCGCCTGCCCACCCGGCACCTGGCCGTAGAGCTTGCTGTAGCCGAAGAAGCTCGCGCCCGTGCCGTGCTCGTGGTTCTGGGTGGTCTCGCACTGGCTGTACAGGCCCTGGTCGCACGTCCAGCACGACCCGCAGCACACGTTGAAGGGGACGACGACCCGGTCGCCCACCTTCAGCTTGGTGACCTCGGGTCCCACCTCCTCGACGATGCCCATCGGCTCATGGCCGACGATGTCTCCGGCCTCCATGAACGGGGCCAAGGTCTCGTAGAGGTGCAGGTCGGAACCGCACAGGCCGGTGGAGGTGATCTTGATGATCGCATCCGTCGGCTCCTCGATGCGTGGGTCGGGCACGTCGGTGACCTGCATGTCGTGGACGCCTTGCCAGGTGACTGCCTTCATGGGGCCGAACCGCCTTCGCCTCGAGATCGTCGGACGGGGTGGGTACCCGCGGGGGCGCATGGGCATGCGGGTGTCTCACGGCTGGTACGGCGGTCTCGGGGCGGCCTGGGCGGGTGCGCGGGGAACCCGGCTGCAACGTCATGCGAAGTGGCAGCCATAGGGCGCGGAACGTATGACGCACGCGATCTGCCCGCAACGTCGTACGAGGTGGTGGCTATCGCGACCGCAGAGTATGACGTCCTGCGTGGCGACCTCGGTCAGCCTTGGGTCAGCGAGTCACGAATGGCCTTGAGCCAGTCGAGGTGAGCAGTCGGCGAGTCGCCTGGATCCCTGTAGTTCCCGAGGTCGTCCAGTACTTGCTCGACCTTGTCCTCAGAGGGCGCTGACGCGAGCAATGTGTCGATCTCTTCGATCAGTCCTGGGACACGCTCTGGGACCCGCCGGGCGAAGTCGGCAACGCCGGCCTCCCATGAACCGTCGTACTCGTCCCACCAGTCCTGATGGAAGTAGGCGGCCATGAGTTGGCGCAGGTTCCCGCTGAAGCACGGGCCTGCGCTCACGCGTCTGCTCTCTGCTCGACAATGCGGTCGCGCACGGCCAATAGCCAAGCGCGGTCGCCCTCCGGTGGAGAGTAGGAGAAGCCAAAGCTGACCAGATGGTCGTCCAGCTCTGAATCGCTCTGGTCTTCTGCCAGAACAGTGTCTATTTCGCTTGGAACCAGAGGGGCCATGTCTGGGGAGCGACGCACGAAATCGTCAACCGCCTCCTCCCATGAGCTGTACTCGTACTCGTCCCAAGCCTCGTAGAAGTAGGCAACGATGAGGTGCTTCAGGTTCTGCGTGGCTCCGTTCCTACTGTCCGAATGCGGCATTGGTCCTAGTTCCGTTCGGCCGGGGTGAACAGCCCCATGTCGCTCGCGACCTCTCGAAGTTCGGGACCCAGCAGACGCAGGATGGGATCGCCCTCCGGCGTGTGCGGCAGCATCTCCACGAAACCGACTCCGATCAGGTCCTTGATCTCCTCGCCTCCCGCCGAGAAGGCGTTCTCGAACCACGTCATGAGCTCGGAGATCCGGTGGGCATTGCCCGTGACCTGCGTCTCCGACCAACGCTCGATGTCCGCCATGAGCAGGTAGGGCAGGAGCTCGCCCTCCTGGTCATCCAGGTGTTCTGTGAGCAGTGGCCTCAGCTCCGGAAATGCCTCCACCACTCGGAGCATCAGGTCTTCATTCGCCGTCATGATCCCAACACGTCCTTCAATTCGTTGATGAGCGACTGTGCCACCTGCCTGTCAGCGGGCGACGCGTCAGAGCGATGGGTGAGCCACTTCTCGAGGCCCCGGAGAGTCTCTCGACCCTTGATGATGTGCATCCTCCCGTGCGTGGGATCACCCGTCGCCAGCTCCCTGCGGATGGCGTCCATGGTCGTTCCGTCACCGACCCGGGACTGGTTGTGCGTCCCCTTGAACAGATTGTTCACGTAGTTCTTGAGCCTCACGTCCTGCACTTCAGGCTTCGGTCGGCCTGGAACGCGCGATGCCCCACCCCAACCCAGCGGGCTCTTCATCGAACCCCGCTCATCACGAGCACCCACCCGAGCCAGCTTCTCGGCGCGCTCGCGCACCACCCGCAGCCCGTCGCGAGCAGCTCGGGCCTTGGTGGCGCTGGTGGCGGCGGCGAGCTGCAGCGAGGACTGCAGGGCTCGGAAGCGCGGTGCGTGGGAGGTGATGCGCGCGATGACCGCACCGGCGGCGGCGCCGCCACCGAGCCCACCCGTGAAGCCGGCGACGAGCACAGAGAGCACAGCGCCCTCGACGATCATCTGGCCGATCTCGGCGAGGAGCGCGCGGGTTCGGTCGTGGGTCTCCTCGACGGCGCTGGCGTAGTCCTCGCAGGCCTGCCCAAGGTCGCTCAGGCACAGAGCCGCGTCACCGACGAGTGACCGGACGTCGGCCAGCACGTCGAGGGCGAGGGGGATCTCGGGCGACCGCTGGCGCGACAGCAGCTGAGCGACGTCGTCGACGTGGTGGTCGAGGTGGTCGATCGACAGGGCGGCGCTGCGCCACGTGGCGGCGGCTTCGCGGAGCAGCGCGACATCCGCTCCCGGCCACACGAACCCCTCGACGTGGTCCAGGATCCACCGGTCGACAGTGCCGAAGGAGGGCTCCTGACCGCCGAGGCACGTCGGCGGGTCGGCGGGGGAGACGTGGTCGTAGGAGTCGACCTCGGGGACGGGGTCGCACGGCAGCCCCGCCCCGCCGGAGCCGCACACGGCAGCGATCTCAGCCCGACGGTGGGTGGCCCCCGTGGCTTCGATGATCCGTCCCAGACCGATGAACGCGTGGGTGAGCTCGGTCAGGGTGTCGAGCGCCTGGCGGGCTGCGTCGTCGTACGACCCGGCGAAGGTGACGCTGGTCGAGTCGTTGCCGGCCATGCCGCCGAAGCCGCCGAGCTTGCCGGCCAGCGTCTCGGTGACCATGGCGGCGATCTGGTTGGCCGCGCGGCAGGCATCGGCGGCGTCGGTGAATCCGGCGGACTCGATGGTGATCCTCACGACGAGAACCCTCGCGGGCCGAGCACCCGCGACAACACCCCCGACGAGCGATCTGTGGACAACGACGCTGGTAGGCACTCCAAGGAGTTGCGTA
Protein-coding regions in this window:
- a CDS encoding zinc-dependent alcohol dehydrogenase, which gives rise to MKAVTWQGVHDMQVTDVPDPRIEEPTDAIIKITSTGLCGSDLHLYETLAPFMEAGDIVGHEPMGIVEEVGPEVTKLKVGDRVVVPFNVCCGSCWTCDQGLYSQCETTQNHEHGTGASFFGYSKLYGQVPGGQAEYLRVPFADFLPVKVPHEHDDDRFLFLSDVLPTAWQALQYADVPDGGSLLVMGAGPIGDMAARMGVKAGLRVFSVDRVPERLARVEAFGAEAIDLDEASKSSTIGDIVRDRTDGRGPDAVIDAVGMEAHGSPGAHLVQKFVGMLPDAVAEPMMKKAGLDRLAALHTSIDAVRRGGTVSIVGVYGGSVDPMPMFQMFDKQIQLRMGQANVRRWTDELLAMLVDDDPFGVDAFATHHLPLSEAPSAYKHFQKKEEGMVKVVFRP
- a CDS encoding contact-dependent growth inhibition system immunity protein, which codes for MPHSDSRNGATQNLKHLIVAYFYEAWDEYEYSSWEEAVDDFVRRSPDMAPLVPSEIDTVLAEDQSDSELDDHLVSFGFSYSPPEGDRAWLLAVRDRIVEQRADA
- a CDS encoding FAD-binding oxidoreductase, giving the protein MTIAQTSTRDAIPFAELDALTIGTVAVPGDRKYDALVSPWNVAIPVRPAAVLAAHDAQDVVEAVRFAARHGIRVTPQATGHGPMAELTTELLVTTKELDEVEIHPEGWARVGAGVKWLRVVEAAAPHGLAPLSGSITDVGIVGYTTGGGLGPMARSYGLASDKVRAIEVVTGDGVLRRATPTEHPELFFALRGGKGMLGIVTAIEFDLVHQPRFYGGSLWFDGSDAPAVIDAWRAWSAELPEAGTTSFALFQLPEMEGVPPMLAGRLTLSIRFVWTGSAAEGERWFAAIRAAAPVILDDVAEKPYTAIDSVHTDPLDPTPAYEAGDVLTDFPQEAVDALLALTGPGVASPQILVEVRQLGGAFARPGEHPSAFASRAAAYSLLTVGIAEVPGVEEHAQAILDALEPWVGGHRLPNFTFTPEEYVDAYDEVTLARLRRAVRAYDPDRVMTIGGVLG
- a CDS encoding acyl-ACP desaturase, whose product is MAALESTQLLAELEPVVAQNLDRHLAVADEWMPHEYVPWSLGRDFADLGGEAWSVEQSQLSPVARTALEVNLLTEDNLPSYHREIDRAFGSDSAWGTWVNRWTAEEGRHAFCIRDYLLVTRGVDPTELERARMETMEIGYAATEKSVLNVCAYVSFQELATRVSHRNTGRFTEEPIAEKLLARVAKDENLHMIFYRNIVAAALELAPSQTMRAITEEVVGFQMPGSIIPGFTRKAVQMAKAGIYDLRIHHDDIVTPLLRQWGVWELEGLDEDGERARDELAAAVSALDGEAARFVERRAEAAAKKAARQG
- a CDS encoding BTAD domain-containing putative transcriptional regulator, whose amino-acid sequence is MDGQPELHLHVLGELTATRDGAALDLGGRRQRAVLAALVIQRGHVVPAETLIDCVWGDQPPANANGALQAYVSHLRRRLEPDATARQREGVIARAGPGYVLRLPRDAVDSWAFEAAVSRAAGEAPGEAVCTLDAALRLWRGPAYADYAAEPWAEAEISRLTELRGVARERLLETRLELGEAQLVIGDLEALVAEDPLREERWRLLALALYRSHRQAAALEALRRARAVLADELGVDPGAALRSLEAEVLAQSPDLDGPRPAAATTDAIPVPRPRTPDGLVDREREMALLRSRLDDLADGASGCLLLEGPAGIGKTRLLDELRRLAVAAGLWVRSARSSALEQDFEWGVVRQLFGTGAEDVLGREERFAVLRGLCDVTTRLAEEAPFVLCVDDVQRCDEASLQFLAYLVRRLDGLSVLVVLAMRTGEPRQADDLAELVADETVTVVRPAPLTEQGTGALVTDRLGRGADAFVATCHRMTAGNPLFLRQLLRALADEGVSPDVSHVDTVRAVGSRAVTSLVTLRLRRMPATVTTVARAVAVLGPDADLVSVTDLARQSEEEVAAALDLLARSEILVDGPPLDFVNPLVRDAIHADIPTGERALLRERMNRRLKSSSSSPSHAGASRP
- a CDS encoding FAD-binding oxidoreductase, producing the protein MPESTPLAGPLPPADAEALRGLAGGAIHLPGDPLYDEARMPWNLQVDEHPAAVAYPADPHEVSRIVRAAAASGLRVAPQGTGHGAPPLAGRLGDAVLLKTSAMTGLRVDAAGRTARAEAGVLWGDVVARAGRVGLAGQHMSSPGVGVIGSSLGGGVSWYSRQHGLQCSAVTAVELVLADGTFVRATEDQDADLLWAARGGSGGFGVVTALEFDLLPVRTAYAGMLAWDWRHAQRVLTAWGEWTADAPESVTSVARIFQVPDIEWLPGQLRARKMVMLDAVVLGDPDAGARAIAPLRALRPEVDTFAEMPAAEVAHLQLDPQEPTAVYANSVLVEGFPASAVDALVAAAGPGSGSNLLFVELRQLGGALARPSPRGGALDHLPAAFLVLGVGLDVGTGWDAVRADALRILDSLAPWSSRASYLSMAYEAAARRGFAAAAYERLVRIRESADPNQLFVAPRAAAHD
- a CDS encoding contact-dependent growth inhibition system immunity protein; this encodes MSAGPCFSGNLRQLMAAYFHQDWWDEYDGSWEAGVADFARRVPERVPGLIEEIDTLLASAPSEDKVEQVLDDLGNYRDPGDSPTAHLDWLKAIRDSLTQG
- a CDS encoding DUF7674 family protein; this encodes MTANEDLMLRVVEAFPELRPLLTEHLDDQEGELLPYLLMADIERWSETQVTGNAHRISELMTWFENAFSAGGEEIKDLIGVGFVEMLPHTPEGDPILRLLGPELREVASDMGLFTPAERN